In Nocardia yunnanensis, one DNA window encodes the following:
- a CDS encoding STAS domain-containing protein has protein sequence MSRERVGEIEVLSAAGEIDITSAAQLREALDEVTATGSTVVIDLSEIEFIGSVGLTTLLVASNAAPPGRVRVVASTQVRRPVEVTGLSDVLALFDTLEAALAAGAAP, from the coding sequence GTGTCACGCGAGCGCGTGGGTGAGATCGAGGTGCTGTCGGCGGCCGGGGAAATCGACATCACCTCCGCCGCGCAGTTGCGCGAGGCGCTGGACGAGGTCACCGCGACCGGCTCGACGGTGGTGATCGACCTCTCGGAGATCGAGTTCATCGGATCGGTCGGACTGACCACCCTGTTGGTGGCGTCGAACGCGGCCCCGCCCGGCCGGGTCCGCGTGGTGGCCTCCACCCAGGTGCGGCGGCCGGTCGAGGTGACCGGACTGAGTGATGTGCTCGCGCTGTTCGACACGTTGGAGGCCGCGCTCGCGGCGGGGGCCGCGCCGTAG
- a CDS encoding CsbD family protein, with amino-acid sequence MSEHEKTGTREGVEGVVEGVKGKAKEVAGAVLGNKNLREEGRAQQDKAESQRDAAKKEAEAEKDRAQAEADEKRQRAQQNW; translated from the coding sequence ATGTCAGAGCACGAGAAGACCGGTACCCGAGAAGGCGTGGAAGGCGTAGTCGAGGGCGTCAAGGGCAAAGCCAAGGAAGTCGCGGGCGCCGTTCTGGGCAACAAGAACCTGCGCGAAGAGGGCCGCGCCCAGCAGGACAAGGCCGAATCGCAGCGCGACGCCGCCAAGAAGGAGGCCGAGGCCGAGAAGGATCGCGCCCAGGCCGAAGCCGACGAGAAGCGCCAGCGCGCCCAGCAGAACTGGTAG
- a CDS encoding PAS and ANTAR domain-containing protein, which produces MPYTRIPRSGGGPSHLEHAPRPVAQRTPHGVDEPQPRGPATGSFRFWFATQRWEWSPEVYRMHGYVPGAIEPTTELMLSHKHPDDREHVAEAIARSVNEGQPFSSRHRFIDTEGAEHQVMVVADRILDDTGRPVGTAGFYIDLSGTLADAERTTLEQRLPELVEVRAVIEQAKGVLMRMYRISAEQAFQVLIWRSQETNVKLRVLAEQLIADLPNVPAAPSSTVAAFDHILLTLHERVPDADRAGAPPV; this is translated from the coding sequence GTGCCGTACACACGAATCCCGCGCTCCGGTGGCGGTCCGTCTCATCTCGAGCACGCGCCCCGGCCGGTTGCGCAACGGACGCCCCACGGCGTCGACGAGCCGCAGCCGCGCGGACCCGCGACGGGCAGCTTCCGTTTCTGGTTCGCCACTCAGCGCTGGGAGTGGTCGCCGGAGGTGTATCGGATGCACGGCTATGTGCCCGGTGCGATCGAGCCGACCACCGAACTCATGCTCTCGCACAAACATCCGGACGACCGCGAGCATGTCGCCGAGGCCATCGCGCGCTCCGTAAACGAGGGGCAGCCGTTCTCCAGCCGGCATCGATTCATCGATACCGAGGGCGCCGAACACCAGGTGATGGTGGTGGCCGACCGGATTCTCGACGACACCGGCCGGCCGGTGGGCACCGCCGGGTTCTATATCGATCTGTCGGGCACGCTGGCCGATGCCGAACGCACCACCCTCGAACAGCGCCTGCCGGAGCTGGTCGAGGTGCGCGCGGTCATCGAGCAGGCCAAGGGCGTGCTCATGCGGATGTACCGGATCAGCGCCGAACAGGCGTTCCAGGTGCTCATCTGGCGCTCGCAGGAGACGAACGTGAAGCTGCGGGTGCTGGCCGAGCAGTTGATCGCGGACCTGCCGAATGTGCCTGCCGCGCCGTCCTCCACGGTGGCGGCCTTCGATCACATTCTGCTCACCCTGCACGAACGCGTGCCGGACGCCGATCGGGCGGGCGCACCGCCGGTGTGA
- a CDS encoding MerR family transcriptional regulator, producing MVSDRHEQLLPGPAQAVYAISVAAELAGIGIQTLRLYEQHGLITPARSAGGTRRYSGDDLTRMRRIAALAEQGVNLAAIGHILELQDDNSALRDTNAELHHANNALRETNSALAAERDHLRRRQQPRS from the coding sequence ATGGTCTCGGATCGACACGAGCAACTGCTACCGGGCCCGGCCCAAGCCGTCTACGCGATCTCCGTCGCGGCCGAACTGGCCGGCATCGGCATCCAGACCCTGCGACTCTACGAGCAGCACGGCCTGATCACCCCGGCGCGCAGCGCGGGCGGAACCCGCCGCTACAGCGGCGACGATCTCACCCGGATGCGCCGCATCGCCGCCCTCGCCGAACAGGGCGTCAATCTCGCGGCCATCGGCCACATTCTCGAGCTGCAGGACGACAACAGCGCCCTGCGCGATACCAATGCCGAACTGCACCACGCCAACAACGCGCTGCGGGAAACCAATTCGGCGCTCGCGGCCGAGCGCGATCACCTGCGCCGGCGCCAACAGCCCCGGTCCTGA
- a CDS encoding FMN-binding glutamate synthase family protein, whose product MLRFLFVGFLAVATVALGVVAAIGSWAWWVLAGVLVVLLAVGVYDLIQRKHAVLRNYPILGHLRYLLESLRPELQQYFIERNFDGRPFDRDVRTMIYERAKGIHGELSFGTERQIDDVGYEYLVHSTVPVPEPEDPPRILIGGPDCTRPYSMSLLNVSSMSFGALSANALRALNRGAALGGFAHDTGEGGLTPYHLDGGGDLVWEIGSGYFGTRTRDGRFDPDCFAHQVAHEQIKAVSIKLSQGAKPGLGGVLPAAKVSEEIARFRGVPAHEKCVSPAAHTAFSTPLELIGFVARLRELGDGKPVGFKLCVGSRVEFLAICKAMLATGITPDFVIVDGAEGGTAAAPLEYEDHVGLPLTDGLMIVHNALTGCGLRDRIRVGASGKVAVGNDIVKRLIQGADYTNSARAMMMALGCIQAQRCHTNLCPVGVATQDPRRARALDVGDKSERVRRYHAATVAQAVQIMASLGVSDPAQLTPHMLRKRISVTRQLSYADLYEWLEPGQLLAEPPRDWAADWSIADPETFRPQHRTR is encoded by the coding sequence ATGCTGAGGTTTCTCTTCGTGGGCTTCCTGGCGGTGGCCACGGTCGCGCTGGGCGTGGTCGCCGCCATCGGATCCTGGGCCTGGTGGGTGCTCGCGGGCGTACTGGTGGTGCTGCTCGCGGTCGGAGTCTACGACCTGATCCAGCGCAAGCACGCGGTGCTGCGGAACTATCCGATCCTCGGGCATCTGCGCTATCTACTCGAAAGCCTGCGCCCGGAGTTGCAGCAGTACTTCATCGAACGCAACTTCGACGGCCGCCCCTTCGACCGCGATGTGCGCACCATGATCTACGAGCGCGCCAAGGGCATTCACGGCGAACTGTCCTTCGGCACCGAGCGCCAGATCGACGATGTCGGTTACGAATATCTGGTCCACTCCACCGTGCCGGTGCCCGAACCCGAGGATCCGCCGCGGATCCTGATCGGCGGCCCCGACTGCACGCGACCGTATTCGATGTCGCTGCTCAATGTCTCGTCGATGAGTTTCGGTGCGCTGTCGGCCAATGCGCTGCGGGCGCTCAATCGCGGTGCGGCGCTGGGCGGCTTCGCCCACGACACCGGCGAGGGCGGCCTGACGCCCTACCATCTCGACGGCGGCGGGGACCTGGTGTGGGAGATCGGCTCCGGGTATTTCGGAACCCGCACCCGCGACGGGCGATTCGATCCCGACTGTTTCGCCCACCAGGTCGCGCACGAGCAGATCAAGGCGGTGTCGATCAAACTCAGCCAGGGCGCGAAACCCGGATTGGGCGGCGTGCTGCCCGCCGCGAAGGTGAGCGAGGAGATCGCCCGCTTCCGGGGCGTGCCGGCCCACGAGAAGTGCGTGAGCCCGGCCGCGCACACCGCGTTCAGCACCCCGCTCGAATTGATCGGCTTCGTGGCGCGACTGCGCGAACTCGGCGACGGCAAACCGGTCGGGTTCAAGTTGTGCGTCGGCTCCCGCGTCGAATTCCTCGCCATCTGCAAGGCGATGCTCGCCACCGGCATCACCCCGGACTTCGTCATCGTCGACGGCGCCGAGGGCGGAACCGCCGCGGCGCCTTTGGAATACGAGGATCACGTCGGGCTGCCGCTCACCGACGGCCTCATGATCGTGCACAACGCGTTGACCGGATGCGGTCTGCGCGATCGGATCCGGGTGGGGGCCAGCGGGAAGGTGGCGGTGGGCAACGACATCGTCAAGCGGCTCATCCAGGGCGCCGACTACACGAACTCGGCGCGGGCGATGATGATGGCGCTGGGCTGTATTCAAGCGCAGCGCTGCCATACCAACCTGTGCCCGGTCGGGGTCGCCACCCAGGATCCGCGCCGGGCCCGCGCACTGGATGTGGGGGACAAGAGTGAACGGGTGCGGCGCTATCACGCCGCCACCGTCGCGCAAGCGGTGCAGATCATGGCGTCCCTGGGGGTTTCCGATCCGGCGCAGCTCACGCCCCACATGTTGCGGAAGCGGATCTCGGTCACCCGGCAGCTGTCCTACGCGGATCTCTACGAATGGCTCGAGCCCGGGCAGTTGCTCGCCGAGCCGCCGCGCGACTGGGCCGCCGACTGGTCGATCGCCGATCCGGAAACCTTTCGGCCGCAACACCGGACGCGATGA
- a CDS encoding ATP-binding protein: protein MRRTREGSNAAGLRLRMPARPWALAPMRQALRTWLARCRLDDDRTCDAVLAVTEACSNSVEHGYAGDSGTVDVRGDVFADHLCLEILDSGGWKPTQRDEGSCRGRGLEIIRTLFPDMTVAATATSTLVRFSVPLAPA from the coding sequence ATGCGACGGACACGCGAAGGATCGAACGCCGCGGGGCTGCGGCTCCGGATGCCCGCGCGACCCTGGGCTCTCGCCCCCATGCGGCAGGCGCTGCGGACCTGGCTGGCGCGCTGCCGCCTCGACGACGACCGCACCTGCGACGCCGTGCTCGCCGTCACCGAGGCGTGCAGCAACTCCGTGGAACACGGTTACGCCGGTGACAGCGGCACGGTGGATGTGCGCGGTGATGTCTTCGCCGACCACCTATGCCTGGAGATCCTCGACTCCGGCGGGTGGAAGCCCACCCAGCGCGACGAGGGCTCGTGCCGCGGCCGCGGCCTCGAGATCATCCGAACCCTGTTTCCCGATATGACGGTCGCGGCGACGGCGACCTCGACGCTGGTGCGCTTCAGCGTGCCGCTCGCGCCCGCCTGA
- a CDS encoding SpoIIE family protein phosphatase, which translates to MTDPRPALPASLAAAVAAGGEMGRRFAEFDWAAHPLGPPADWPPEFCAAVATTLATRFPIVLWLGADDLFLIYNDAYIPMLSDKHPAALGARGEENWWEVWDEIGPMLSGVLATGEATWSADLMLPLVTAGRARERYFTFSYSPLFTAAGGIDGIFCAVSETTDRVLGERRLGLLNALAAELVELRSVPATVAAAVEVCGRDREDLPFVAVYVDDAAGRPVLAAATDAVRELLPTTLEDLTGDHPPGSRAVREIDDLAAVLPSLATVLAEASPERALLLPLAGDPATGVLMIGISPRRPLDEQYRGFCQLLADQLSSAFAAVASYERQRRRADELAELDRAKTAFLSNVSHEFRTPLTLLLGPLDDAAMAAGDDAAQLDRLQTARRSAGRLRRLVDALLDFSRVEAGRAQVNSRTVELGAFTAHIASAFSELCDRAGLRLDLDCAPAAVDVDPVMWETIVLNLLSNAVKFTFAGTITVQVRAEAQRCRICVRDTGIGIDTADLDRIFDRFHRGENTRGRTVEGAGVGLALVRGLVELQGGAIRIDSRVDEGTAVIIEFPLSVSPPAPAGAGVWDGGDNPYVVEAGQWVVPPPAEPSTTGSRRARILVADDNADMRAYLDGVLSEHWNTVLATNGQAALELARARPPDAVVTDVMMPGLDGFGFVAALRADPRLRGIPVIMLSARSGSESASEGYAGGADDYLAKPFRSRELVDRVAARLAAAARERDERERHDMDRSRETAFARLEAGLRAESSSGLLAAVYAWSAAVTETATVGLGVIDTGKACVRVEFASAAGGSGGAEPLALADGYLTADAIRSGAPIIAEDLDALGGDGRGADVPLTAHAGVVHPLRDPDYRMIGALAYWWDEPRRFSAAELATLARTAELVQTALHRIRTRGRERRIALEFQEQLLDLERASTTSVVAAVYQPAEETMRVGGDWYLAVPLDRAGRIGISVGDVVGHGLSAAVVMSRLRSSVAAAALGEPEPGAVLDTVNRYAATVPGAHCATATYAVLDPAANLVEYSCAGHPYPLLIPRDGPPAYLRDGRRPPLATSGFVTGRRGGSQVLAPGDTILLYTDGLIERPGETLDDGFDRLLAAATASACLPTGALCAELLERLRPPGGYCDDVVILALRAAEITPDSFTMAVRAVPDQMALVRERLREWLSDKEIPELRGYDILLAIGEALSNAIEHGSNLDPANTVSVEVTRRGRGLVAAVTDSAVTDAAISADAEARQPKSGRGRGLALMNELADHLSTVRGAHGTTVTLRFDDHLADPREARG; encoded by the coding sequence ATGACCGATCCCCGTCCCGCCCTGCCCGCGAGCCTCGCGGCGGCCGTCGCCGCGGGCGGCGAGATGGGACGCCGATTCGCCGAATTCGATTGGGCCGCACACCCGCTCGGTCCACCGGCGGACTGGCCGCCGGAGTTCTGCGCCGCGGTCGCGACGACGCTGGCCACCCGATTCCCCATCGTGCTGTGGCTCGGCGCCGACGACCTGTTCCTGATCTACAACGACGCCTACATCCCCATGCTCAGCGACAAGCACCCGGCGGCGCTGGGCGCACGCGGGGAAGAGAACTGGTGGGAGGTCTGGGACGAGATCGGGCCGATGCTGTCGGGCGTGCTCGCCACCGGCGAGGCGACCTGGTCCGCGGACCTCATGTTGCCGCTGGTGACCGCGGGCCGCGCGCGGGAACGGTACTTCACCTTCAGCTACAGCCCCCTGTTCACCGCGGCCGGTGGCATCGACGGAATCTTCTGTGCGGTCAGCGAAACCACCGATCGGGTGCTGGGCGAGCGCCGGCTGGGCCTGCTGAACGCGCTGGCCGCGGAGCTGGTGGAGCTGCGCTCGGTGCCGGCGACGGTGGCCGCCGCGGTCGAGGTCTGCGGCCGCGATCGTGAGGACCTGCCGTTCGTCGCGGTGTATGTCGACGATGCCGCCGGCCGCCCCGTGCTGGCCGCCGCCACCGACGCGGTGCGCGAGCTGCTGCCCACCACCTTGGAGGACCTGACCGGAGACCACCCGCCCGGATCGCGGGCGGTCCGCGAGATCGACGATCTCGCCGCCGTATTGCCCAGCCTGGCAACGGTTCTCGCGGAGGCCAGCCCGGAGCGGGCGCTGCTGCTGCCGCTGGCCGGGGACCCCGCCACCGGGGTGCTCATGATCGGGATCAGTCCGCGCCGACCGCTCGACGAACAATATCGCGGGTTCTGCCAGCTGCTGGCCGACCAGCTGTCCTCGGCGTTCGCGGCGGTCGCCTCGTACGAGCGCCAGCGCCGCCGCGCCGACGAACTCGCCGAACTGGACCGGGCCAAGACGGCGTTCCTGTCCAATGTCAGCCACGAATTCCGCACCCCGCTGACGCTGCTGCTCGGCCCCCTCGACGACGCGGCCATGGCCGCCGGGGACGATGCCGCGCAACTGGACCGACTGCAGACCGCGCGCCGCAGCGCCGGTCGGCTGCGTCGGCTGGTCGATGCGCTGCTGGACTTCTCGCGCGTGGAAGCCGGTCGCGCCCAGGTGAATTCGCGGACCGTGGAACTGGGTGCGTTCACCGCGCACATCGCTTCGGCGTTCAGCGAACTCTGCGATCGCGCGGGCCTGCGGCTGGATCTGGACTGCGCCCCGGCCGCCGTCGACGTCGACCCGGTCATGTGGGAGACGATCGTGCTCAACCTGCTGTCCAACGCGGTCAAGTTCACCTTCGCGGGCACCATCACCGTCCAGGTGCGCGCCGAAGCCCAGCGCTGCCGAATCTGTGTGCGCGACACCGGGATCGGAATCGACACCGCCGACCTGGACCGGATCTTCGACCGCTTCCACCGCGGCGAGAACACCCGCGGCCGCACCGTGGAGGGCGCCGGGGTCGGCCTGGCGCTGGTGCGGGGTCTGGTCGAACTGCAGGGCGGCGCCATTCGGATCGACAGCCGGGTCGACGAGGGCACCGCGGTGATCATCGAGTTCCCGCTCTCGGTGTCGCCGCCCGCGCCGGCCGGGGCGGGCGTGTGGGACGGCGGCGACAACCCCTATGTGGTGGAGGCCGGGCAGTGGGTGGTGCCGCCCCCGGCCGAGCCGAGCACGACGGGCTCGCGGCGCGCGCGCATCCTGGTGGCCGACGACAACGCCGATATGCGCGCGTATCTGGACGGGGTGCTCTCCGAGCACTGGAACACGGTGCTGGCCACCAACGGGCAGGCGGCGCTGGAGCTGGCGCGGGCCCGGCCGCCGGACGCGGTGGTCACCGACGTGATGATGCCGGGCCTGGACGGCTTCGGTTTCGTGGCCGCGCTGCGCGCGGATCCGCGGCTGCGCGGCATACCGGTGATCATGCTCTCGGCCAGATCCGGAAGCGAATCGGCGAGTGAGGGCTACGCGGGCGGGGCCGACGACTATCTGGCCAAACCGTTTCGCTCGCGCGAACTCGTCGACCGGGTCGCGGCCCGGCTCGCCGCCGCCGCGCGCGAGCGCGACGAACGGGAACGCCACGACATGGACCGCAGCCGGGAGACGGCGTTCGCGCGGCTGGAAGCAGGGTTGCGGGCGGAATCCAGCTCGGGCCTGCTGGCCGCCGTTTATGCCTGGTCGGCGGCGGTGACCGAGACCGCCACCGTCGGCCTCGGGGTCATCGACACCGGAAAAGCTTGTGTGCGAGTTGAATTCGCGAGTGCGGCCGGGGGCTCGGGTGGAGCGGAACCGCTGGCGCTGGCGGACGGGTATCTCACCGCCGACGCCATCCGGTCCGGTGCGCCGATCATCGCGGAGGACCTCGACGCCCTCGGCGGTGACGGCCGCGGCGCGGATGTCCCGCTCACCGCGCACGCGGGCGTGGTGCATCCGCTGCGGGATCCCGACTATCGCATGATCGGCGCGCTGGCCTACTGGTGGGACGAGCCGCGCCGATTCTCGGCCGCCGAACTCGCCACCCTGGCCCGGACCGCGGAACTGGTGCAGACCGCGCTGCATCGCATCCGGACCCGCGGCCGCGAGCGGCGCATCGCGCTCGAATTTCAGGAACAGCTGCTGGATTTGGAGCGCGCCTCGACCACCTCGGTGGTCGCGGCGGTCTATCAGCCCGCCGAGGAGACCATGCGCGTCGGCGGCGACTGGTATCTGGCCGTGCCCCTGGATCGGGCCGGGCGCATCGGCATCTCGGTCGGAGATGTTGTCGGGCACGGTCTTTCGGCCGCCGTCGTGATGAGCCGGCTGCGCTCGTCGGTGGCCGCGGCCGCGCTCGGCGAGCCCGAACCCGGCGCGGTGCTCGACACCGTGAACCGGTACGCGGCCACGGTGCCGGGCGCGCACTGCGCCACCGCCACCTACGCGGTGCTGGATCCGGCGGCGAACCTGGTCGAATACTCGTGCGCGGGCCACCCGTACCCGCTGCTGATCCCGCGCGACGGGCCGCCCGCGTATCTGCGCGACGGCCGCCGTCCGCCGCTGGCGACGTCGGGTTTCGTGACGGGCCGGCGCGGCGGCAGCCAGGTGCTGGCGCCCGGCGACACCATCCTGCTCTACACCGACGGCCTGATCGAGCGGCCGGGCGAGACCCTCGACGACGGCTTCGACCGATTGCTCGCCGCCGCCACAGCCAGCGCGTGCCTGCCCACCGGGGCGCTGTGCGCGGAGCTGCTCGAACGGCTGCGGCCGCCGGGCGGTTACTGTGACGATGTGGTGATACTGGCGCTGCGTGCGGCCGAGATCACCCCCGACTCGTTCACCATGGCGGTGCGCGCAGTGCCCGATCAGATGGCGCTGGTGCGCGAACGACTCCGAGAGTGGCTGTCGGACAAGGAAATTCCGGAACTGCGCGGCTACGACATCCTGCTCGCCATCGGGGAGGCGCTCAGCAATGCCATCGAGCACGGCAGCAATCTGGACCCGGCCAATACCGTTTCGGTCGAGGTGACGCGCCGGGGGCGGGGACTGGTGGCGGCGGTCACGGACTCCGCGGTTACGGACGCCGCGATCTCGGCCGATGCGGAGGCGAGACAACCGAAGTCGGGTCGCGGGCGTGGACTCGCGCTGATGAACGAATTGGCCGACCACCTGTCGACCGTGCGCGGCGCTCACGGCACCACCGTCACGCTGCGCTTCGACGACCACCTCGCGGACCCGCGCGAAGCGCGCGGTTGA
- a CDS encoding STAS domain-containing protein, producing the protein MGRLRIERESARSAMVVRVGGALDLDSVEGLARELEAAVTSAVRQSIPVLAVDLEDVTYFGSAGLNAVLLCHERGSAAGISVRVVAANPWVVRPLEVTGLDTILRLHESLADALRSGDADPRP; encoded by the coding sequence GTGGGTCGTTTGAGGATCGAGCGCGAATCGGCGCGCAGTGCGATGGTCGTGCGCGTCGGTGGCGCACTGGACCTCGACAGCGTCGAGGGTTTGGCTCGGGAACTGGAGGCCGCGGTGACATCGGCCGTTCGGCAATCGATTCCGGTGCTCGCGGTGGATCTCGAGGACGTCACCTATTTCGGCAGTGCGGGATTGAACGCGGTGCTGCTGTGTCACGAGCGGGGGAGCGCGGCCGGGATCAGCGTGCGGGTGGTGGCGGCCAACCCGTGGGTGGTGCGGCCGCTCGAGGTGACCGGCCTGGACACCATCCTGCGGCTGCACGAGTCGCTGGCCGATGCCCTGCGATCCGGGGATGCGGATCCGCGGCCATGA
- a CDS encoding PAS and ANTAR domain-containing protein — protein sequence MRQDNPSPGDYPGTGASDVGAFRFWFVGQRWEWSDEVARMHGYEPGAVVPTTELLLSHKHPEDRAHVEELLDRALHFGGSFSSSHRFIDTAGQEHKVLVVADRMLNADGTVAGTAGYYIDLTHTLAETRQETLSAALPELFEARAEIEQAKGALMAVYQINAEQAFRILVWRSQETNTKLRTLAGQLMSEVAASAYVDSISRSQFDHLLLTVHERIAEQS from the coding sequence ATGCGACAAGACAACCCGAGCCCCGGGGACTACCCCGGCACGGGAGCCTCCGATGTGGGAGCCTTCCGATTCTGGTTCGTGGGTCAGCGCTGGGAATGGTCCGACGAGGTGGCCCGCATGCACGGCTACGAGCCCGGCGCGGTCGTGCCGACCACGGAACTGCTGCTGTCGCACAAACACCCCGAGGACCGCGCCCACGTCGAGGAACTGCTGGATCGGGCCCTGCACTTCGGCGGGTCCTTCTCGAGCAGTCACCGTTTCATCGACACCGCCGGCCAGGAACACAAGGTGCTGGTGGTGGCCGACCGCATGCTCAATGCGGACGGGACGGTGGCCGGCACCGCCGGGTACTACATCGACCTCACCCACACCCTCGCCGAGACCCGGCAGGAAACCCTGAGCGCGGCGCTGCCCGAGTTGTTCGAGGCGCGCGCGGAGATCGAGCAGGCCAAGGGCGCGCTGATGGCGGTGTACCAGATCAACGCCGAACAGGCCTTCCGCATTCTGGTGTGGCGTTCACAGGAGACCAATACCAAACTGCGCACGCTGGCGGGTCAGCTCATGTCCGAGGTCGCCGCGTCGGCCTACGTCGATTCCATTTCCCGCAGCCAATTCGACCATCTGCTGCTGACCGTCCACGAGCGCATCGCCGAGCAATCCTGA
- a CDS encoding STAS domain-containing protein has product MSVLPAVSGPGDTVTSAAAADSEAGARHEGHADGRFLVVVAEGELDITTLPQLRRALAHALATGPGVVVDLRRARFLSLRNACVIADSARTAARRRLGFTVLAGRPEIHRVLAVAGIPTAAADSQSSTGGS; this is encoded by the coding sequence ATGTCAGTTCTCCCCGCTGTATCCGGTCCGGGCGACACCGTGACCTCCGCTGCCGCAGCCGATTCCGAGGCCGGTGCGCGGCACGAGGGTCACGCGGACGGGAGATTCCTGGTGGTCGTCGCGGAAGGCGAGCTCGATATCACCACACTGCCGCAGCTACGCCGTGCGCTGGCGCACGCGCTGGCAACCGGCCCCGGCGTCGTCGTCGACCTACGCCGCGCGCGGTTTCTGAGCCTGCGCAATGCGTGCGTGATCGCCGACAGCGCCCGGACCGCGGCGCGGCGGCGGCTCGGATTCACCGTGCTGGCCGGCCGGCCCGAGATCCACCGAGTGCTCGCCGTCGCCGGAATCCCTACGGCGGCAGCGGATTCCCAATCCAGCACGGGTGGCAGTTGA
- a CDS encoding CsbD family protein, with amino-acid sequence MSATDKAKNKADELAGKAKEKLGHLTGDDQKENEGKADQAKSNLKDAGEKVKDAFR; translated from the coding sequence ATGAGTGCAACCGACAAGGCGAAGAACAAGGCCGACGAGCTCGCGGGCAAGGCCAAGGAGAAGCTGGGTCACCTCACGGGTGACGACCAGAAGGAGAACGAGGGCAAGGCGGATCAGGCGAAGTCGAACCTGAAGGACGCCGGTGAGAAGGTCAAGGACGCCTTCCGCTGA
- a CDS encoding low affinity iron permease family protein encodes MDAPHHNRRGGGTLSPFDRFATTTSDWASRAGFFVFCVALVVIWVPSILVLPSIDTWQLVINTATTIITFLLVALLQNTQRRSDAAVQQKLNAIADALSDLMGELSAEYPELQRHRSELADTVGLEKREGSNQK; translated from the coding sequence ATGGACGCACCCCACCACAACCGCCGCGGCGGCGGCACCCTCTCGCCGTTCGACCGCTTCGCCACCACCACCAGCGACTGGGCTTCGCGGGCAGGCTTTTTCGTCTTCTGCGTCGCTCTCGTGGTCATCTGGGTGCCGTCCATTCTCGTGCTGCCCAGCATCGACACCTGGCAGTTGGTCATCAACACCGCCACCACCATCATCACCTTCCTGCTGGTGGCGCTGCTGCAGAACACGCAGCGACGCAGCGACGCCGCGGTGCAGCAGAAGCTCAACGCGATCGCGGACGCGCTGTCGGATCTCATGGGCGAACTCAGCGCGGAATACCCGGAGCTGCAACGACATCGCAGCGAACTGGCCGACACCGTGGGCCTGGAGAAGCGCGAGGGCTCGAACCAGAAGTAG
- a CDS encoding UdgX family uracil-DNA binding protein (This protein belongs to the uracil DNA glycosylase superfamily, members of which act in excision repair of DNA. However, it belongs more specifically to UdgX branch, whose founding member was found to bind uracil in DNA (where it does not belong), without cleaving it, appears to promote DNA repair by a pathway involving RecA, rather than base excision.): MPDAAAFVPSDANLDELHDAARRCHGCELYRPATQTVFGEGPEDAEIVLVGEQPGDQEDRQGHPFVGPAGRLLDRALDEAGIDRERVYVTNAVKHFKFTERGKRRIHQQPGRTEIVACAPWFEAELAAVRPRLVVCLGSIAAKALLGQSFRVTVDRGRFLSVREFQVLATVHPSAVLRAPDRDAAYAGFLADLKTARSMFPSPTTG; this comes from the coding sequence ATGCCGGACGCGGCCGCGTTCGTACCGTCCGACGCGAATCTGGACGAGCTGCATGACGCGGCGCGTCGATGTCATGGCTGCGAGCTGTATCGGCCTGCGACACAGACGGTTTTCGGCGAGGGGCCCGAGGACGCGGAGATCGTCCTGGTCGGCGAGCAGCCCGGCGATCAGGAGGATCGCCAGGGCCATCCCTTCGTCGGTCCGGCCGGGCGGCTGCTGGATCGCGCCCTCGACGAGGCCGGCATCGATCGCGAACGGGTGTATGTGACCAACGCGGTCAAGCATTTCAAGTTCACCGAACGCGGTAAGCGCCGCATCCACCAGCAGCCCGGCCGCACCGAAATCGTCGCGTGCGCACCGTGGTTCGAGGCAGAACTGGCCGCCGTGCGGCCGCGGCTGGTGGTGTGCCTGGGCAGCATCGCGGCCAAAGCCCTGCTGGGGCAGTCATTTCGGGTGACCGTCGACCGCGGCCGGTTCCTGTCCGTGCGCGAGTTCCAGGTGCTCGCGACCGTGCATCCGTCGGCGGTGCTGCGGGCGCCCGACCGGGACGCGGCCTACGCCGGGTTCCTCGCCGACCTGAAAACCGCGCGATCGATGTTCCCTTCGCCCACAACGGGGTAG